The stretch of DNA TATCTGCCTTGGTACCCCTCATAGTGAGTGTAGGGTGTGTGAAaatggggcaggagctgctgctgttcagggTGTGATGGCTGTGACTGATTCCACTCCTGCAGTGAAGGCcttgctgctctctgggagGCCTCTTCACTGTGACAGTATGGATCAGTCACACTGGAGGAGCAGAACACCAAGTCTGCCAGTTCCTGTGCTAATGCCATAATCCTCacatcttccttctttccctcagAGGTGTTCTGTTAAAGTCTGTGTCAAGCCAGAGATGGTGAAACTGCTGTCCTCTTTGCTAAAGCATTAATCTAAGCACAGACTGAATTGGAAGAATAAATGCCTTGAACAGTGCCAGAAATCTGACAGTTTCTAAGTGATAATCTGTGTTGTTATTGACAGTGTATGCAGATGGCAGCATATGTTTAGATATTCTTCAGAATCGCTGGAGTCCAACATATGATGTTTCATCTATTTTAACTTCAATTCAGGTAACTTTGCATCTGTTTTACCAAATAATTATGTTATTGTTGGTCTCTATTCCAGAATTTACAGCTCAGTGATGGGGGATAGCCAGGTATCTATATCAAGGGGAACTTCAAACCCTTGTGAGCTAAGCACTTTTTAGATCAAATAAAGGCAAAGATGGTACATAATTACTAATTCTGAGCTACAAAACATGATGTATTTTTGCACAGGAAAGTGGTTACTGGTTTGTATTTAACTTTTAACAGTTTTTACTCAAGGTAAGATACCAGATGCAggtattttgtgtttgaaaCATCTAACTTTACTGTGAAGCCCTTAAAGGGACAATATTGCTGAAACACACTACTTGGAATAAGCAAAAATGACCTGGCACAATGGAAATGCACAGTTCTTTTGCTCCAGTGTGATAGTCCTGATTTTTCAACAGTGGTGTTTCATAGGAGTCATTGTAAGCCTCTTTATAGTCCTGAATGACAGTAGCAATGTAATGACCAAATAGTCTCTTAGCTCCATAGTGCTGACTAGCACAAACTGGCTCTGTTTGGTTTGTGAAGCTACAAGTGTGTGCAGCACTGATGCTTAGGCAGGGTGTAATTTTAGGGTCACCCCTAATTATTACTGCAATTAGGCACCCctaattattaatataattagGGGTACCTAACCATGAGTTTAACTAGGTTTTTTTCAACTGGGCCATTCTGAGTTGTGTCTGCCTCTGAAACACATTTGACTTTGAAAgtgagttgattttttttcctgatttaaaTGTGTTGGTTTGTCTCAcattgttttcccctttttccagTCTCTGCTTGATGAACCCAATCCAAACAGTCCAGCAAACAGTCAGGCAGCACAACTTTACCAGGAGAACAAACGTGAATATGAGAAAAGAGTTTCAGCTATTGTTGAACAAAGTTGGAATGATTCATAACAGCTTCTGTGTTATTCTTCATCCTCATAATCTTTATGTATAACTCTCAATAGAAAGGCTACCAGAAGTTTCAAGTGCCACAGTTCTATGAATTTGCATAAAAACTCATTTGCAAACAGAATTAAGCCCTCCAGTTTAGGGAAAGCTAAAAGCTTGTGTATCTCAATTAATGTCCTTTTTATTGCATGTTAAAAACTAAGTTATTGCTACATAGATTTGTAATATAtcctgtttgtattttttccaagtGTATAATGTTGGTGTGGAGTTTCATGACAGAATATACACATTTTGTAAATCTGTACTTTTTCAAACATTGAATGCCTTATTTTTGAATtctttagatttttaaattggAGAAAAGCACTTAAAgtttttatatattaatatttcatgTAAAACTGTTAAATACATAACCTTAGTGCAGGACATTCTGCTCTCACTCTTATCTTTTTCCAAGGGCTCATTTTTTGTCCATGCTGTTGATACCCTGCACTTGACAAACAGAAAAGTTAATCCACAATGCAGCTGTCTTCATGGCATGTCTTTGCTTCTGCACCTCAGCCTTGACTTGATTCTGTGTGTCCTCAGTTGTATGAGGAAGAGATATTTTGATAGCTTCCAATTACAAATGAAGAAGAAGATACAACTATTTTGCTGAAAGTCTCACCTTAAACCAGCAGCAGAGTTACAAACATAACCAGGCTTGCGGATAAAGTATTCTaatgagttttatttttctgaaatactgtattttacCAACCTGGAAAATGTTGTCATCTAAATCTGTCCTATACTCACACAGTGATTCTGTAATATAGTTTTGAATATGTTCTAATAATTAAAGAGGTTTCCTATTAGTTTCCCTTCagggtagggaaaaaaaaataatcaccaacagaagaaaacatgtCTGCAGATTTAATGGAGTTATTCTTCAAAGCTTGACTGTGTACCATGTGGTCAGGTCTCATGTATCACAAAAGCTCCACATATTCTTAAATTGACAGTTTAAAGaactttggctttgttttttaagtGTTGATGTGGTGGTTATTTCTTACTGTATTCTGTAAGCCAGGCTAGCTGACTACAGTAAAGAATTAAGCCATTTATTTCTCCCAGCATTAAAATTGTAACACCTTTGCCATAATTCCAGCCAGCATTACATATATATTAAACTCTCCAAATCTCATACCAAAATACAGATCAGTGGTGCCTAAAAGCAATGGAAATTTGATTTCacctagaaaagaaaatatttatttgcagcAGTCATTACTAAAAGTTATTCTCAATGCACTGAAACAAGAATATCAATTTATACCTCACACCTGCTTGTAAAGGTTTGTGATTTCTAAGAGCAGCAAAGTATAGAAATGGCACTGAGAATACTGTAAAACCAGACTGTTAGTAGCTTGCTGAGTAAAACTAATCTGCCTTTGATAAGCATTAGTGTGCAGAGGCTCAAAAAACATCAATGGTATGTAATAACTTTGCTTTCATTAAGTCAGTTTGCTTTCCTTGAATTGCTGAATTTGTGTTTAAGAATTTTTCAGTCTATGTCTGATTAATAACAGAAACTCCAAAGGATCCAACTTGCTTTTGGTTGTAGTGAAGCTACAGTAACACTGGCAAAGTGGTTCCATGTGGCTTAAAACAACAtcaatgcaaatattttttttgttcataaaTGTAATATGGGAAAGCTTCCTCATTCTAAGAATTAATCttaaactttgatttttttaaatttgcctCCTCTTTCAGTGCTTTTGTTCTTCTGATATGTGCATCAGCTGAGAGTTGGTGTTCATTAGCGTTCATGTTAGTTTGATTATTCCTGAGTAGCCAGTTTGGCCCAGTTACAGGTTGATGATGCTCAGAACATGTTCTTGTGTCTCTGGGATGGAGGCAGTGGATATGTGAGAAACAAAACTGGAGCAGAAGGGGGTTTAATTACGATGAGCACTGCAAGCTGACTGTGCTGGCACCTATACTGTTCAGGGAAAGGTGTGTCTGAAGGTGTCTAAGAGCATTCTCTGTGGAGGGCAGAACTTGAAGCCTACACTTAGTAAAGTCTGGCTGGAAAatgtcctgctgtccctcaAAGGTGAGGTGCTGTATCCCAGGGGGtggtggggaggaaggagcattcCCTTGCTCACCGGATTTCCCACATTAACACTCTGTGGTGACTCTCCAAGCTGCTTGAGAATGGTGAGAATCCAGGCTCCATGATGACCTGTGGGGAGGTGCTGGTATAGAGGAACTGGTGTTTCTGGAGGTGGGATCCTGCATGGTGTGTCCCCAGGAGGTGTGGGGGAGAGGGTGATTTGTGTGAGCCCTCCACCAATACACATTATAAACAATCACAGAGCATAGGTTAAAATCTGCTAAAACTTGCTAGAAAACAGATCTATTACCAGGCAGAAGGAAGCTGGCCAGAGGTCGAGGTGTAAAGGACACAGTGTCCTGCTCAGCCTGACCAATGTGAGCTGTCAGCACTCActggtgctgctcagggccACAGATTACTCTTGCAGCCTTCACATGCCCATGTTCAGCATCTCTAGTGGGTTTAGATGTACTGACTGTTCAGGCCTGTGTGTTCCTtactgctccctgctcccaccaccCTCCTTTTGggaccatctggtccctgggctcagccctgcaggctgtcccAAAGCTGTGGGGGGGTGTTGAAACAACAGGTCAGGAGTGTGGGTAATGGACAAATAAAAGCCCTTTCTCTCTTTATGCTATAAAGGAGTGAAGACAAAAGATTCAAGGGCACTGATTTCACAAGAGCACTTAATATTCACAGTAAACTCTGTGGCACAGTTACCTTCTTTAATAGACTGGGATACTtgatttttaatgtattaaatGTAATGCACTAGGCTTGCTAGGAGAGTGGAATTAATTAAGGAAGGACTGACGAGTTCACAGTTTTGGATTTCTAGCGTCTCATGGGGCTTTCATTCATTGATATTAAATAGTTCATAGTCACTTCTTTTCCGTTGGATTCATATAAAGACTGAAAATCACAGTGGAGATGTATTCAAATCATTCACCCTAGAGTTTTTGTCCTATACGTCCATGTCATTCCCCTGATTTTACAGGTGGACAGCCAGAGGCATCCAGGTTTGTAGTGTGGCTGCTGTGGATTTCTTGTGTCAGTCAGGAAGTCATTGGTGGGGCTGTGGGTGTGAACCATTCCTGAGCATTCTCCAATCTGAGTTTCAGGTACAAGAACACCATTGCCTTCAGGTTTATCACATGTTATTCATAAGAAGAGTCAAACACTGCATTGCTCATGCTGCTTTCTTCAGATCTCAGTTCCCTAAAGATGTCTCATccaaatgcatcccaagccaGAGCTATGGGACTTCGATCTTCACAAATGTGATTAACTTTACTAGTGTGAGTTGTCCCAGTGGGTTTCTTCACCATAGTACAGATAAATGTGTGTAATTGAAGAATCAAGGCCTTGGGCTGTGAGAAATGAAGACATCTCATCTTGAGGTACTATATCTGCAGCTTGTTTGTGGGAGATTGTGTATTAATAGTCATTTAATTCAGCGTGTCAAACAAATAAAGCTTTAAATATTTAGAGATTATGAGTTGCCTAATAAAATATACTGGAATAAAGGAAGATTCCCTGATCACTATAGGGGCATTAAGATATTCAATATAAAATAGGTAGGATAATGTAGACAGTTAAATACTTCATGTTTAACATGTCAAGAGTCTATGAAAATAGATTTTGATGTATGTAAAAATGCACCAGGAGAGGAAGAGACTTCTTATCAGGCCAGACTTCCCCacctgtgtttttgtttgaggtttttacTGTTTGTGGAAGCTATCCCAGGCAAATACAATGCCTTATTTGTTTGGAATTGTTCTCTGGAACAGGAAAGGTATAATCAGCAGGCAATCTGCTGTAATGTGTGAGTTGGCAAGGCAGGTTCTCCACCTCTGCTTTGGATGGGGATCCGTGGTGAGCGGCTGGTTAGACTGCGAGTGGCAAACAGTGACCAGAAACTCTGGGTGAGTGGGCAGTGTTTGTGtgagcagtgccagctccagcactcTGTTTAATTTGTTGTTTAAGTATTAAAACAATTATCTGACCTCCCTGATTTTGCTAATCTTTCTAATGGAAGAGCTTCAGCAGAGTACAGaatgtgtgtgtcctgtgtTGTCACACTGACAATGGATCACAGACTCTTCTCAGCACACCTGACTTCCTTAGAAGTGTAAATTGGTATAAACCCTTGGATCCAGCCTTGGGCAGTGTGAACACCACGTAGCCAGAGCAGTCAATGATGTAGGAGgcattctttttatttcactaAAGTTTTGGGGATAAAACTAAAACTAGAAGACCAGCAAAGAATTATGTGATATTGCAGGCAACTGGACAGTTTTGTTGAACATGAATCTTCATAATCTCTGGAAATCTCGTTATAATAATGATGGTGAAAGAGGTGAGAGAAAAAGGAGCTAAatctaaataaaaattaaatcatgtAGAATCAATGAAAAAACCCCATTAACAGCATGttgttctgcttttgctgtgcaTTCAAAAGGATGAGtcttttagaaaataatatGTCTTGgattatgtgtgtgtatgtacataGGAGAGGGCTTTTTGAGCTATTATAGAAACTTCAGATAGTagtgtttgaaaataaatgggCTTTAGGATTTGAGGAGTTTTTCTGCTTAGCATTGTTACTGCACCTTGAGTTCAGCTCAGCTACCATCAGCAGAGGGCAAAAAACAGAACTTTTTAGACTTTCTGATAATGGCTGTAATTAGCATCACAAGCTCTGGAAATGATGATGTTCCCTAAAGGTTTCTTGTAATTATCCTCTATTTCTGCTCTGAAAAGAAAGATTCTTAAGACAGGGTGTCTACTGTATTTGGTACTGTCCCGCTAATGGTAACATTCAGCCTCTGTGACTGCGTGAATCCATTCTTAATGCTTGTGTCTTCTGTGGTCTGTGTGAAAGCTGTATCCTGCCAGAAAGCAAACGTGCTCCTCTCAAACAGGGGATGTTGTTCAGCATCCAGAATGAACCCTTTTCCATGATGTGGTCAAAGCACTTAGCATTGGATTATTTGAGCTGGTGCAAATGTTACTAGAAgaaagtttgttttaaaagccCAGTATGTCAGTGTTTCAGTCGACAGTTCAGTGAGGTCATAAAATAAATACGTTTTGCCCTTAAACAAGTGCCAGAGCTGGGTCACACTACTGCAGTAAGGGAGACGTGGTTTGATGGCCCTGAGAACAGAGACTTGGCTATAGAGGCTGTTAGTGGTGCAGGTGGGCTGATGTCCCTGCCCAAGCCTCTACCTGTAGCACAGGGTATTCAGCCCCTAGAACTGAAAAGATCTGTGTTTCTTGCCTTGTTTTCCAGTTTGGGTCATTAACCACCGTGTCTGATGCATTTCTAAGCTGAATAATTTTGACAGCTGCCAATTTGGTACACATACCATGGGCTTGAGCTGGGAGCCACCAAGCTTGGGAGGATTCTGAAGCCTGACCAGAGGCTCTACCTGGCACAGCAGCAACCTCAGGCATAAAGGGAGCCCTGGATATGTATTCATCAGGGAATGAGTGGGTCAGAGAAAGGTCACCCCAAGCATCTGAGATCCACAGAGGTTTGTATCCCAGATAAACCTCTGCTTTGCAAAAATCAGTGAATACATGCAATTGTTTTCAAAGCCCTGTTGAGCTGCTCAGTCTCAGTGTTAGAGTATTAATTAAACAGTTCATTATCATCACCATTTATTTAttctataaataattttgtttcttttttctggggtttttatatttttgtcaaTTTTGAAATTGATTTGGGCTTGACTAGAAGATTATGGGTTCAGGGATTTGTCTAGAATTCTTCCAGACAACTGCAATGTCCAGTAAATGCAGATATTGTTATTTCTTCATGTTAGCGCTATCATGATGAGACTTGAAGGATTTCATTCTGAAATATGATACTTCACACAGGCTGAGGCAAATTGTCTTCAATGACTGACCAAAgtgggaagaaggcagaaatgcCATCTCCTCTGAATTAATTATGAACCACACAGCCCTTGCTATTATCTGTTTACACATTATTGGCGTTGTGATGTGCTGCTGAGAgattttctttcactgtctGGTCCAAACGTACACTAAGTCCAATTTCATTAAGAAGGCTGCTTGCCTGCCTTATTGAAAGGGTCATTGTGTTAGTTATTACAGTGTTTTCTTTGTGCTCActttcccccaaattccagtAACTATTTTGTTGAAAAGTTTGAAAGTGAACTTTTGATGCCTGTGAAAGCTGCTTCATTGACTTTATTGACTCCAGAGCCTGAAGTTCTTTATCCACAGAGATCTTTAAAAGGACACTAAAAAGTTTCAGCCAAAGCTTATAGAATTTGGTACTTAACTTTAAGCATTATAGACCCAATGCTGTTCCCATGGAGACCTaaaggaatttttccatttaattaagTGGTAGCAAAGCATACCCTTTATTAAGTGGGAAAAGGACTGGACTGGAGAACTCCATTTGTTGTTCCCAGCTTTGTTTGTGTGCTTGCTTTTCTGTATAAATAAAgagcaaaatttaattttaggtattttcagtgaaattttaagtattttcattGTGATTCACCTGCTTCAAACTTGTGTTTGAGGATAAGGGGGTGTGTTGTTCTAGGGTGATAGGCCATGAGGCAAAGGCAGAGCTCTCCTTTGACTCACTGCTGGTGTCCTTCCCTGCAATCTGGGATGTGAAGAGAGTTTCAGTCTCCCTCGTCTCCTGCTTGGGAGAGGTCAGCAGTACAGCTGGTGCTCTTAGCAGGTGGTGTCGATGCATCTCTGGTGGGTTCTGTGCCACCTCTTCTTGAGGACACATTTAATGTCAGTTTGTGGAAGCACCAACTTGTTAGCGCTGAAATTCCAATTATTTACTAATACTCAAAGAAATCCCATGTAGACTCATATTTAGAAAGAGTGTTCCCATGCTGGAAGTTTGGGATATTGCTCAAAGGGTTGTTAAAAGTCCCTTATGAGCCCTGCACCAGCCACAGCTTTGAGTGgggggctctgctgcaggcacaTGGCCAGATCCTGCAGTTCTGGGGTATaaacttggagaaaaaaaataaaattgaggcCTCAAATTGTACAATACAGTGCTTAAAAGTGGCTTTGGTTAAAGCTGTGTCATTAAATCCTTGGCTACTGAAGTCAACAGATTTATGATTGATTTAACCAGAGTGAGGGTCCTGTCTATAATGAAGTCCTTTCATTTTATCTCACTGAGATTCCTCTTGTTCTTTTTTAGTGCCTTATGACACATTCACTCCATCCTTGCTTCaaacaaagagaaattataCTATCATGATCACCCTTTAAGTATTTTCTATTTGAGGACCTACTGAAAAGGCTCCAGAGGCAAATTCTTGGTTTAGAAGTTGCTATTTATGTCTAGACACATCTGAATGTTGTTATGCTTTGAATGTCCTGGATTGCTTGCTGCTATCTTTGTAGAGATGGATGGGTCAAGAGAGAGAGCACattattttaaactaatttGAAATAAGCTTTAACCAGCTGGGGATTCTACTTGTTGCATTATTTGATAAAAATGCATAATAAAAAAGTGACACCACCAGGAAAATCCTTATTTATTGGTGTtttaaagcagagcagaaacaGGTTTTCAATACATGACATTAGATTATGTGTGCACATTATTATTTGAATTATTATAGTGCCTCAGACTCCTGTTCATGGCAAGGAGCCTACATGGGCTCTACAGAAACAAATCAAGTGCCTTGTCTTTAGTACAGAGGGCTTCTAGCACAGGTGTAAGGCAGGCAATGACAGGGAACAGTCAGGcacagaagggaagaaaataacaaaatcacTATTAATGCCAGGAGAACTACTGGTCTCTTTTTGCTAACCAACATCATAATCAATAGTTAAGCTTGGCAATttatatatttcattaaaaatatgcaCACCTGAAGTAGAAAGCTGAATTGTCCTCACTTTGTGTACTTCAGCTCCAAAAGCAGATTATACAATATAATTCTCATAGACTGGGTGATCTCcatctctgtttttctgcagttctgcatTTATAAAAGTATTGTAAAGCACCACGAGTTAAATTGCTGcttgtttctgttctttcctgCAAACTGCTTGCCAAGCAGGTGAGAGTTATGAGGGTCAACATGAAGAGCAGCCTGGCTCTCCAGCTGTACTGGTGCACATCCATCTAAGAAAGAATGGACTCACAGCTCTTGCAGTTATACCTTCCTTGCTATTTTGTAGTTATTCATGTCACAGCATTCCTGGGTGGGTTGTATTAACAAATACACAGTTCTTtaggaatttaattttatgagaAACAGTTCCTCTGGGTCAATCACAAGACTTCCTGTTTCTGAATTTGGTACAGTCAGGGCAGACTGCAATATTAGTAGGTAAAATGTTAGGTGTGTACAGGTAAAGACATAGAACAGAGCCATAGAatgatttaggttggaaaatgcttttaaaatcattGAGTCAAAATCTCTGTATCTGCCCTGGACCacaaggctggagctgtgtctgtgctggctCTGGCATCCACACTCAGCTCGAATGGAATGTTTGGCAGTATCTTCAGCAACATTTCAGCCTTAAACCTGGCAAGATAGAGGTCAGATGTATACAGAAGAAGAGTGAAACTCTGGGTTTACATTATTTGAAAGACCacaaaatgtaataaaatctCTATATATTAATTTATCCAGCTTAATTGTCTCACTGGTAACTGCATGCTGGGTTACATTCATTTTCAAAGGATGaagcaaatatttcaaacaaattatcaaaagaatattttactCTTTTCACATTCTGAGTATGGAGTCTATGAAACATTTATTCAGGAAATGAAGTATTAAGGCCTGACAGATACCTCCAGTGTCTCTGAGTAAGCAGGTTATCTGGAGATTTCTAGTGCAAACAATCCTGTACTTTGATGAATACATGAGTAATTGCCATTACAGAGGGTTGAAAGCAATATTAGATTGAAGTTACAGGCATTTCAGCAAATATAAATGAACTCTGAAAATTAAGTCAATTAAAATGAGGAATATCTTTTTTTATCTGTGCATTTCTTAAGCAAATAATAACAGAGAATGTTGCTTTAGAGtgtaaataataatatttttgtggagcaggggctggatgTAAGTGAAATAGATTGATGCCTGACGTCTTAGGGAATTCTGCAGGACAGTCTGTGAAATGCTGCAGTCCTACATGCTCATAGCTTATGTTTGTCCTTCATTTTGTACATGACATTCGTCTACACAATTTTGACACTTAATTTGCATTGTTGTCAAAATGATGCCGACCTTCTCTGTTAACTTAAGTGTTTAGGAGCTCTGAGACCTTAAATTGTAATTACACTGCTTCAAATGTCAGGTTCTTCAACATTGTATCACTGCTGGTGATAGAAACCTAAGCAGCTTAAGTGATATAAACCTAAGGAGCTTAATAACTTCATGATACCATATAATGTATGGGGAatctccctgcacagggaatCTGATAGGTGACATCTGAGTCATGGTGACAGCTTCAACaagcagggaggaggggaaggcagggagggcTCAATGAGCTCAGAGGAGGTGAGCTGATGATTTGCTATTTATAGATGTACGAAGAGACTCAGAG from Cinclus cinclus chromosome 14, bCinCin1.1, whole genome shotgun sequence encodes:
- the UBE2B gene encoding ubiquitin-conjugating enzyme E2 B isoform X2; its protein translation is MSTPARRRLMRDFKRLQEDPPVGVSGAPSENNIMQWNAVIFGPEGTPFEDVYADGSICLDILQNRWSPTYDVSSILTSIQSLLDEPNPNSPANSQAAQLYQENKREYEKRVSAIVEQSWNDS